The following are encoded in a window of Paenibacillus polymyxa genomic DNA:
- a CDS encoding UxaA family hydrolase produces the protein MLEFIQIHDQDNVAVALRDYKQGETLTWGAQEEQRVELAEDVARGHKIALQDIAEGGHVLKYGYPIGHAIQPIQAGQHVHTHNTKTNLTGVEEYTYKPKPAPHLYEQESRTFQGFRRKDGRVGIRNELWIVPTVGCVNGIAELILNRFKQEAGDISPFENALVLKHNYGCSQLGDDHAHTRTILIDAVKHANAGGVLVLGLGCENNEMKEFKEAIGEYDSERVKFLLSQDVSDEVEEGVRLLHEIFAAVQEDRREPVPLSELNIGLKCGGSDGLSGITANPLLGRLSDYMAAQGGTTVLTEVPEMFGAETILMERAADEQVFNKIVHLINDFKQYFLDYKQPVYENPSPGNKAGGITTLEDKSLGCTQKSGSSTVTDVIQYGERLKTKGLNLLSAPGNDLVASSALAAAGCQLVIFTTGRGTPFGSFVPTMKVSTNSPLYKAKPHWIDYNAGSLVEDVSMEQALRNFVDYIVDVASGTWVNNEKNNFRELAIFKNGVTL, from the coding sequence ATGCTGGAATTCATTCAAATTCATGATCAAGATAACGTGGCTGTCGCCTTGCGTGATTACAAGCAGGGAGAGACACTGACGTGGGGAGCACAAGAAGAACAACGAGTGGAGTTAGCCGAGGATGTAGCACGTGGGCATAAAATCGCCTTGCAGGATATAGCTGAAGGTGGGCATGTTCTGAAATACGGATATCCCATCGGTCATGCCATTCAGCCCATTCAGGCAGGACAGCATGTGCATACGCATAATACGAAGACGAACCTGACAGGCGTGGAGGAGTACACTTATAAGCCTAAGCCAGCTCCTCATTTATATGAACAGGAGAGTCGTACGTTTCAAGGTTTTCGGCGAAAGGACGGTCGTGTGGGGATTCGCAATGAGTTGTGGATTGTGCCGACGGTCGGCTGTGTGAACGGGATCGCTGAACTTATTTTAAACCGTTTCAAGCAGGAAGCGGGAGATATTTCACCTTTTGAAAATGCACTTGTGCTCAAGCATAACTATGGTTGTTCTCAGTTGGGTGACGATCACGCACATACGCGCACGATTTTGATCGATGCTGTGAAACATGCGAACGCAGGTGGCGTACTTGTACTGGGTTTGGGCTGTGAGAACAATGAGATGAAAGAATTTAAGGAAGCCATCGGGGAATATGATTCGGAGCGGGTAAAGTTTTTGCTTTCCCAGGATGTGTCGGATGAAGTAGAGGAAGGGGTAAGGCTGCTTCATGAAATTTTTGCGGCCGTGCAAGAAGATCGACGGGAACCTGTACCTTTGTCTGAGCTGAACATCGGCTTGAAATGCGGTGGATCTGATGGCTTATCGGGTATTACTGCCAACCCACTACTCGGACGATTGTCGGATTATATGGCCGCGCAAGGTGGAACAACGGTATTGACAGAAGTACCTGAAATGTTCGGGGCGGAGACGATTTTAATGGAGCGCGCTGCCGATGAGCAAGTATTTAATAAGATCGTACATCTGATTAACGATTTCAAACAATATTTTCTGGATTACAAGCAGCCAGTATACGAAAATCCGTCGCCGGGCAATAAAGCAGGGGGCATCACGACACTGGAGGATAAATCACTGGGCTGTACGCAAAAATCCGGGTCTTCCACGGTCACTGATGTCATTCAGTACGGGGAACGTCTTAAGACCAAGGGACTCAACCTACTCAGCGCACCGGGCAACGATCTAGTGGCATCTTCAGCTCTCGCCGCGGCGGGCTGCCAGCTCGTTATTTTCACAACCGGACGCGGTACGCCGTTTGGCTCCTTTGTTCCGACGATGAAGGTCTCAACCAACTCGCCGTTGTATAAAGCTAAACCTCATTGGATCGACTATAACGCCGGTTCACTGGTGGAGGATGTCAGTATGGAACAAGCGCTCCGCAACTTTGTTGATTACATTGTCGATGTAGCCAGCGGAACCTGGGTGAACAATGAGAAAAACAATTTCAGAGAGCTCGCTATTTTTAAAAACGGTGTTACGTTGTAA
- the uxaC gene encoding glucuronate isomerase, whose translation MTKTFLDENFLLSNPTAETLYHQYAKDMPIIDYHCHLSPQEIYENKKFKNITEAWLYGDHYKWRLMRANGVEERLITGDGEDYDKFLAWAKTVPTLIGNPLYHWTHLELQRFFGVYELLNEQNATVIWEKVNQKLQGNGFGARDLIVNSKVTVVCTTDDPTDHLEYHKQISKLNDFPVAVLPSFRPDKALEINRETFQPWVARLGEVSGLDVSGLEGFLNALASRVRHFHAAGGRVSDHALDTVVYEETTLEEAAAIFSKGLEEGHVTPLEEAKYKSYVLVFLGKQYAEHGWAMQYHIHALRNNNTAMFRHLGPDTGYDAVNDGSIARPLAALLDAQEMAGGLPRTILYSLNSVDYPVLASLAGCFQSGGTVGKIQFGTAWWYNDHIEGMQEQMKLLANYGVLSRFIGMLTDSRSFLSYTRHEYFRRILCDLIGTWVQEGKAPEDLELLGAMVQNICYNNAEQYFNFPTVVHSK comes from the coding sequence ATGACCAAAACGTTTTTAGACGAAAACTTTTTGTTGAGCAATCCAACGGCTGAAACCTTATATCATCAGTATGCCAAGGATATGCCGATTATTGACTATCATTGCCATTTAAGTCCACAAGAAATTTATGAAAATAAAAAGTTCAAGAATATTACGGAAGCCTGGTTGTACGGAGATCATTACAAGTGGAGACTTATGCGGGCCAATGGGGTCGAGGAGCGTTTGATCACGGGGGATGGTGAGGATTATGACAAGTTTTTAGCTTGGGCCAAAACCGTACCTACACTAATCGGCAATCCGCTGTACCATTGGACGCATTTGGAGCTTCAACGCTTTTTTGGTGTCTATGAGCTGCTGAATGAACAGAACGCAACTGTAATCTGGGAAAAGGTAAACCAAAAGCTGCAGGGAAATGGCTTTGGCGCACGAGATCTGATTGTGAACTCGAAGGTAACTGTGGTGTGCACCACGGATGATCCGACGGACCATCTCGAATACCACAAACAAATCAGCAAGCTGAACGATTTCCCAGTGGCAGTGCTGCCAAGCTTCCGCCCCGACAAAGCTTTGGAAATTAATCGCGAAACTTTCCAGCCTTGGGTGGCTCGGTTGGGTGAAGTCAGCGGACTGGATGTTTCTGGCCTAGAAGGATTTTTGAATGCGCTGGCGAGCCGGGTGCGCCATTTCCATGCTGCCGGAGGCCGGGTATCTGATCATGCGCTCGATACTGTTGTCTATGAAGAAACGACACTGGAGGAAGCAGCAGCCATATTCAGCAAGGGGCTGGAGGAAGGCCATGTGACTCCTTTAGAAGAGGCCAAATATAAATCGTACGTTTTGGTTTTTCTTGGCAAACAGTATGCAGAACATGGCTGGGCTATGCAATACCACATTCACGCGCTGCGTAACAACAACACGGCTATGTTCCGTCATTTGGGACCGGATACAGGTTACGATGCCGTAAATGATGGCTCGATCGCTCGTCCATTGGCGGCATTGCTGGACGCACAGGAGATGGCAGGAGGATTACCGAGAACGATTTTGTATTCGCTTAATTCGGTCGATTATCCAGTACTGGCAAGTCTCGCGGGCTGCTTCCAATCCGGTGGAACTGTAGGGAAAATCCAGTTTGGCACGGCATGGTGGTATAACGACCACATCGAGGGTATGCAGGAGCAGATGAAGTTGCTGGCTAACTACGGGGTGCTGTCCCGCTTTATTGGTATGCTGACGGATTCCCGTAGCTTCCTGTCCTACACACGCCATGAATATTTCCGCCGTATACTTTGTGACTTAATCGGAACGTGGGTTCAGGAGGGTAAGGCACCTGAGGATCTGGAACTGCTCGGAGCAATGGTACAAAATATTTGCTACAATAACGCCGAGCAATATTTTAATTTCCCAACGGTTGTTCATAGTAAGTGA
- the poxB gene encoding ubiquinone-dependent pyruvate dehydrogenase, whose translation MKTIADTIVQVLVNAGVKRIYGIVGDSLNNMVDSIRSNGQIEWIHVRHEEVAAFAAGADADLSGSIAVCAGSSGPGNLHLINGLYDCHRNRVPVLAIAAHIPSDEIGSEYFQATHPEHLFGECSHFCEVITTPRQIPRTVTMAIQQAISRSGVSVIVLPGDVAALEAEKVPVPEHVYHPTAPVVHPSASEISRLAEYLNKGKRITLLCGAGCAQSHDLLMQLCDKLKSPMVSALRGKEYLEYDNPYYAGLTGLIGYSSGYHAMMDCDVLLMLGTDFPYRQFYPEDAIVLQVDIEPAHLGRRTPLTYGLCGDVKATLEMLLPHLTSEHDSKHLEKTVSHYTKVRQELDDLAVGKPGHTPIHPQYLAKVISDAAQENAIFTCDVGTPTVWAARYLQMNGQRRLLGSFNHGTMANALPQAIGAQATEPDRQVIALSGDGGLTMLMGDLLTLKQHQLPIKVIVFNNGALGFVELEMKAAGFLENGTELVNPDFGAVAQAMGLKGIRVEDPTMLEDAIQQALAHDGPVVVDVVVNRQELSMPPKINLKQAEGFTLWMMKAMLNGRGDEIVELAKTNLFR comes from the coding sequence ATGAAGACAATCGCAGATACTATTGTACAAGTTTTGGTCAATGCAGGGGTCAAACGAATTTATGGCATTGTTGGAGATTCTCTAAATAATATGGTTGATTCCATTCGCAGCAACGGTCAAATTGAATGGATTCATGTAAGGCACGAAGAAGTGGCTGCCTTTGCAGCCGGAGCGGATGCTGACCTTAGTGGCAGCATTGCTGTATGTGCTGGAAGCAGTGGTCCCGGAAATTTGCATCTGATTAATGGTTTATATGATTGCCACCGCAATCGGGTGCCTGTACTGGCTATTGCCGCTCATATTCCAAGCGACGAAATTGGAAGTGAATATTTTCAAGCTACGCATCCTGAGCATCTTTTCGGAGAATGCAGTCACTTTTGTGAGGTGATTACGACACCGCGTCAAATTCCCAGAACGGTGACCATGGCCATTCAACAGGCAATTTCACGTTCAGGTGTTTCCGTCATTGTTCTTCCCGGTGATGTAGCAGCTTTGGAGGCGGAAAAGGTACCCGTCCCTGAACATGTCTACCATCCCACTGCACCTGTAGTGCATCCGTCCGCTTCCGAAATTTCCCGACTGGCCGAATATTTGAATAAAGGCAAACGAATTACGTTACTATGCGGCGCTGGCTGTGCACAATCTCACGACTTGCTCATGCAGTTATGTGACAAGCTAAAGTCCCCCATGGTATCCGCTCTGCGAGGCAAGGAATATCTGGAGTATGACAACCCTTATTATGCTGGATTGACCGGACTGATCGGGTATTCTTCCGGGTACCATGCGATGATGGATTGTGACGTCCTGCTTATGCTCGGAACAGACTTCCCTTACAGACAATTTTACCCTGAAGATGCGATTGTCCTACAGGTAGATATAGAGCCAGCCCATCTCGGCAGACGTACTCCGTTGACGTATGGTTTGTGCGGGGATGTAAAAGCCACATTGGAAATGCTGCTACCGCATTTAACGTCAGAGCATGATTCCAAGCATCTAGAGAAAACCGTCTCCCACTATACCAAGGTACGCCAGGAGTTGGATGACCTTGCCGTCGGTAAACCAGGTCATACGCCGATCCATCCGCAATATCTCGCCAAGGTCATCAGTGACGCCGCGCAGGAAAATGCTATTTTCACTTGTGATGTCGGTACTCCCACTGTATGGGCAGCGCGTTATTTGCAGATGAACGGTCAGCGTCGGCTTCTCGGCTCGTTCAACCATGGCACGATGGCAAATGCCCTGCCGCAGGCGATCGGAGCGCAGGCCACTGAGCCTGACCGACAAGTGATTGCCCTCTCAGGCGATGGCGGACTCACGATGCTGATGGGCGACCTGCTCACCCTGAAGCAGCATCAGCTGCCTATCAAAGTCATTGTTTTCAATAATGGCGCTCTCGGTTTTGTCGAGCTGGAAATGAAAGCGGCCGGATTCCTGGAAAACGGCACGGAACTGGTGAATCCTGATTTTGGTGCTGTAGCGCAAGCCATGGGACTCAAGGGCATCCGGGTTGAAGATCCGACAATGCTGGAGGATGCCATTCAGCAAGCATTGGCTCATGATGGCCCTGTTGTGGTAGACGTGGTGGTCAACCGTCAAGAGCTATCCATGCCACCCAAAATTAATCTTAAACAAGCAGAAGGATTTACACTGTGGATGATGAAAGCGATGCTGAACGGACGCGGTGACGAGATTGTAGAACTAGCTAAAACCAATCTCTTTCGTTAA
- a CDS encoding DNA-binding protein, giving the protein MDDLVHSDITDLDTLVNMIKLSFSFADGANMIALCDRLYSHVNQKYQELQLYKARKKPIQPIHTKRPLVYYYGYSHLMKGMAFQKQGKYEAARDCIEKYAELGWFNGLDQYGEAEVEFYRYAARANLYALDILSGHGEVLQEYVQFLRNNPEELLPGLLSIVEGASRYDYPLEAVLESFAEQIEGFKYLEEPVNVSYYFRFCYQLALYYIKQQQFTVALGYILQSLMLSDTLGMEHEHEFRKCTAIFEIFRSQATATQQDQYITILKGVLKDEKIDFTPSVAQSV; this is encoded by the coding sequence GTGGATGATCTTGTTCACTCCGACATCACAGATCTAGACACACTTGTTAACATGATTAAGCTGTCTTTTTCATTTGCGGATGGTGCCAATATGATTGCTTTATGCGACCGGTTGTATAGCCATGTCAACCAAAAGTATCAGGAATTACAGCTCTACAAAGCGCGCAAGAAACCTATACAACCCATACATACCAAACGGCCGCTAGTCTACTACTACGGCTACAGTCATCTCATGAAAGGCATGGCCTTCCAAAAACAGGGCAAGTATGAGGCCGCTCGCGATTGCATCGAAAAATATGCAGAATTGGGCTGGTTTAATGGTCTCGATCAATATGGGGAAGCAGAGGTCGAATTTTACCGCTATGCTGCCAGAGCTAATTTGTATGCCCTTGATATTTTGTCAGGCCATGGCGAAGTGTTGCAGGAATACGTGCAATTTCTTCGTAACAATCCGGAAGAGCTGTTACCGGGGCTTCTTTCCATCGTTGAGGGAGCATCGAGATATGACTATCCTTTAGAGGCTGTGCTTGAATCATTTGCCGAACAAATTGAAGGTTTTAAATATTTAGAAGAGCCCGTGAATGTATCTTATTATTTTCGCTTCTGCTATCAGTTGGCTCTTTATTATATCAAGCAACAACAGTTTACGGTTGCGTTGGGCTATATCCTGCAATCTCTCATGCTGTCCGATACCCTGGGTATGGAACATGAGCATGAGTTTAGGAAATGTACCGCTATATTTGAAATTTTCAGATCCCAAGCTACAGCAACACAGCAAGACCAATATATAACTATTTTAAAAGGAGTGTTAAAGGATGAAAAAATTGATTTCACGCCCTCTGTCGCTCAGTCTGTTTAG
- a CDS encoding tagaturonate reductase has product MKQVDELDQLNRKSFIVTEPHPERVLQFGEGNFLRAFVDWQFDKMNKLAEWNTGVVIVQPQPGGLVEKLNEQDGLYTVILEGIKDGKAMKEHTVVECVTRGINPYGSDFVEYEALSQKPELRFVVSNTTEAGIAYAPEDQLEDRPQKSFPGKLAAFLYKRFQFFGGDQSKGLVIIPCELIDRNGDALKEIVLKYADQWKLGAEFIAWLEESNTFCNSLVDRIVPGYPKDRIHEIQAELGYKDDLVVVGEQYHLWVIEGPQWLKEELPAHLAGLNVLIVDDMAPYRTRKVRILNGAHTALTPVAYLYGLDTVGQAVEHEIMGNFIQSLIREEIIPTLDSSEAELNVYADDVIERFRNPYVSHYVMSIALNSVSKFKTRNLPSLLQYVAQRKALPVRIVFSLASLIVFYRGDRNGESIALADEAEVLGTFGELWSRYDGTLAGAKQLTALVLGQQTWWGQDLNQIEGLAEQTAQHVYEITSRGMKETLDSLTGNSVPRA; this is encoded by the coding sequence ATGAAACAAGTAGATGAATTAGACCAATTAAACAGAAAAAGCTTTATCGTTACTGAACCACATCCCGAGAGGGTGCTGCAATTCGGGGAAGGGAACTTCCTGCGTGCTTTTGTAGACTGGCAATTTGACAAAATGAATAAGCTGGCAGAATGGAATACGGGAGTTGTGATTGTACAACCGCAGCCAGGAGGCCTCGTGGAGAAGCTTAACGAGCAGGATGGCCTGTATACGGTTATTCTTGAAGGGATTAAGGATGGGAAGGCCATGAAGGAGCATACCGTTGTGGAGTGCGTCACTCGTGGGATTAATCCGTACGGTTCGGACTTTGTGGAGTATGAAGCATTATCCCAAAAGCCGGAGCTGCGTTTTGTCGTGTCGAACACGACGGAAGCGGGGATCGCTTATGCACCAGAGGATCAATTGGAAGATCGTCCGCAAAAGAGCTTTCCAGGCAAGCTAGCCGCCTTTCTGTACAAGCGCTTTCAATTCTTCGGGGGCGATCAGAGCAAGGGATTGGTGATCATTCCGTGCGAGCTCATCGACCGTAATGGAGACGCTCTCAAGGAAATCGTACTAAAATATGCGGACCAATGGAAGCTTGGGGCGGAGTTTATTGCATGGTTGGAGGAATCGAATACGTTCTGCAACAGTTTGGTCGATCGGATTGTACCTGGCTATCCCAAAGACCGAATCCATGAAATTCAAGCAGAATTGGGTTACAAGGACGATTTGGTTGTTGTGGGCGAACAGTATCATTTATGGGTTATTGAAGGGCCACAATGGCTTAAAGAAGAATTACCTGCTCATTTGGCCGGATTGAATGTACTGATTGTCGACGATATGGCACCCTACCGTACACGGAAAGTACGCATTTTGAATGGAGCACATACGGCGCTTACACCTGTAGCTTATTTATATGGCCTGGACACGGTGGGGCAGGCGGTCGAGCATGAGATTATGGGCAACTTTATCCAGTCGCTGATCCGAGAAGAAATTATTCCGACGCTGGACTCGTCAGAAGCGGAATTGAATGTATATGCCGACGATGTTATTGAACGATTCCGTAATCCATATGTAAGTCATTATGTTATGAGTATCGCACTAAATTCGGTGTCCAAGTTCAAGACACGGAACTTGCCATCCTTGCTCCAGTATGTGGCACAACGTAAGGCTCTGCCTGTCAGAATCGTATTTTCACTGGCGTCCCTGATCGTATTTTATCGGGGAGACAGAAATGGTGAGTCGATTGCGTTGGCAGACGAAGCGGAAGTGTTGGGTACGTTTGGTGAACTGTGGAGTCGATATGACGGTACTCTCGCCGGGGCGAAGCAATTGACTGCGCTCGTACTCGGCCAGCAGACATGGTGGGGTCAAGACCTGAACCAGATCGAAGGGCTGGCTGAACAAACGGCACAGCACGTGTATGAAATTACAAGCAGAGGAATGAAGGAGACGCTCGATTCTCTAACCGGGAACAGCGTGCCCAGAGCATAA
- a CDS encoding LacI family DNA-binding transcriptional regulator, with translation MAATIKDIAKLANVSHTTVSRALNNSPLIKEDTKRKIMELAEQLNYIPNFNAKSLVLQRSHTIGLFFTSISEGTSSSFFADTIRGVNHVIGVDYNLFVRGIDDYADFSAIHRKRFDGIILMSQSEADNPFIYHVLGQGIPLVVLNRQVSGAGIVNVISNDKEGSYEAVSFLVESGHERIAIIEGVEGFKSTQQRREGFMNALIDSGKPIRHEYIVQGHYDTESGSQAMKQLLSLQEPPTAVFCSNDDMAIGAMNAVFENGLKVPEDISVIGFDDIGFSMYTTPPLTTVKRPIEQISERGAACILERIQSPSNEGELIFMETALMKRKSTAGRPR, from the coding sequence ATGGCAGCTACCATTAAAGACATTGCCAAGTTGGCTAATGTTTCCCATACAACCGTCTCCCGGGCGCTCAATAACAGCCCGCTGATTAAAGAAGATACGAAACGCAAAATTATGGAGTTGGCAGAGCAACTCAATTACATTCCAAATTTTAATGCCAAAAGCCTGGTTCTCCAGCGCTCGCATACGATTGGCCTGTTTTTCACCAGTATTTCAGAAGGCACCAGCTCCAGTTTTTTTGCGGATACCATCCGTGGAGTTAATCATGTCATCGGGGTGGATTACAATCTGTTTGTGCGAGGGATTGACGATTACGCCGATTTTTCGGCCATTCACCGCAAGCGTTTTGATGGTATCATTCTGATGAGCCAGAGCGAGGCGGACAACCCTTTTATTTATCATGTGCTCGGTCAAGGCATTCCGCTTGTTGTACTGAATCGGCAGGTATCCGGGGCAGGGATTGTAAATGTGATTTCAAATGATAAGGAAGGGTCCTATGAAGCGGTCTCCTTTCTCGTTGAAAGTGGGCATGAACGCATTGCGATCATTGAAGGGGTAGAAGGCTTCAAGTCTACCCAGCAACGCCGCGAGGGTTTTATGAATGCGTTAATTGATAGCGGTAAGCCGATTCGACATGAATATATCGTGCAAGGCCATTATGATACTGAAAGCGGAAGCCAGGCAATGAAGCAACTGCTTTCCTTGCAGGAGCCGCCGACAGCGGTATTTTGCTCTAACGATGATATGGCTATTGGGGCAATGAATGCGGTATTCGAAAATGGCTTGAAGGTACCAGAGGATATCTCTGTCATTGGTTTTGACGATATCGGGTTCTCAATGTATACGACTCCACCGTTAACAACGGTCAAAAGACCGATTGAGCAGATAAGTGAGCGCGGAGCCGCCTGCATTCTGGAACGAATTCAGTCACCGTCCAATGAGGGTGAGCTTATATTTATGGAGACCGCGCTCATGAAGCGGAAATCAACGGCAGGCAGACCACGCTGA
- a CDS encoding acetyltransferase codes for MQNEIVAYREENHDQLVDIWQRAVRRTHTFLSEEDIQFYHHIVRNGVLRELEVWMEWNTSQEPTGFIGLDGLKIEMLFVDPERHGQGIGSRLIQYAEKIKGKHLKVDVNEQNEKAYAFYRHYGFVQTGRSALDGSGRAFPLLHMEMNK; via the coding sequence GTGCAAAATGAAATTGTTGCTTATCGTGAAGAAAATCATGATCAACTCGTTGATATTTGGCAGCGGGCTGTACGCCGGACGCACACATTTTTGTCGGAAGAGGACATTCAATTTTATCATCATATCGTACGCAATGGTGTTTTAAGAGAACTTGAAGTTTGGATGGAATGGAATACAAGTCAAGAACCAACAGGTTTTATCGGGCTGGACGGATTGAAAATAGAGATGCTGTTTGTTGACCCTGAACGGCATGGGCAGGGCATAGGCAGCCGACTCATCCAGTATGCTGAAAAAATAAAAGGGAAGCATCTCAAAGTGGACGTGAATGAGCAGAACGAGAAAGCGTATGCTTTCTACAGACATTACGGCTTTGTACAAACGGGGCGATCAGCACTGGATGGATCAGGTAGGGCATTTCCTTTGCTTCACATGGAAATGAACAAGTGA
- a CDS encoding ABC transporter permease: MSTGWKNLQTQPPVRSGRGASLARKWVQQRHLQTMALLGVVWMIIFHYIPMYGILIAFKHFDIIGTISSAPWAGLEHFRAFLEDDNFWYIVKNTLGISLLKLAIGFPLPIVFALFLNEIRSIRFKKSIQTISYLPHFLSWVILGGILTTWLADTGMINQLLLAWGWIDQPISYLAEPSYFWGIVVSSDIWKELGWSAIIYLAAMAGVSTDMYEAATIDGAGRFQKMWYVTLPAIKGTISILFILAVSGILNSNFDQILVLRNSLNESASNVVDIYVYQVGIQQGRFSYSTAVGLLKSVLALILLLIANSVTKRVNNTSLF; encoded by the coding sequence ATGAGTACAGGATGGAAGAATCTGCAGACACAGCCGCCGGTTCGATCGGGGAGAGGGGCATCACTAGCGCGCAAATGGGTTCAACAAAGACATTTGCAGACCATGGCGCTGCTTGGGGTGGTTTGGATGATTATTTTTCATTACATTCCGATGTACGGTATTTTAATTGCTTTCAAACATTTTGACATCATTGGAACCATATCAAGCGCACCTTGGGCGGGGTTAGAGCATTTTCGGGCCTTTTTGGAGGATGATAACTTTTGGTACATTGTCAAAAACACACTGGGCATTAGCTTGCTCAAGCTGGCGATTGGGTTCCCGTTGCCCATTGTATTTGCTCTGTTCCTGAATGAAATACGATCCATTCGGTTCAAAAAATCTATTCAGACCATTTCGTACCTTCCTCACTTTTTATCTTGGGTTATTCTTGGCGGGATCTTAACGACGTGGCTGGCAGATACCGGGATGATTAATCAACTGTTGCTAGCCTGGGGTTGGATTGACCAGCCGATCAGTTATTTGGCAGAGCCGAGCTATTTTTGGGGTATCGTCGTTAGCTCGGATATCTGGAAGGAGCTTGGATGGTCAGCTATTATCTATTTGGCAGCAATGGCGGGAGTATCTACGGACATGTACGAAGCGGCCACCATTGACGGGGCCGGACGGTTTCAGAAAATGTGGTACGTCACACTTCCCGCTATCAAGGGGACCATATCCATTTTGTTTATTTTGGCGGTCAGCGGCATATTGAACTCCAACTTCGATCAAATTCTCGTCCTGCGTAACTCGCTGAATGAAAGTGCAAGTAATGTAGTTGATATTTATGTATATCAGGTGGGCATTCAGCAGGGCCGTTTCTCGTATTCTACCGCAGTGGGTTTGCTAAAATCGGTTCTTGCTCTCATTTTGCTGCTAATTGCCAATTCGGTGACCAAGCGGGTGAATAATACATCCCTATTTTGA
- a CDS encoding MFS transporter yields MGVPIVQESVQTDNKTGEHISLKEKISYGMGDFGNGFMFDLGQLYLLKFFTDVAGVSAGAAAGIFLVSKLFAAVCDPIVGSFVDYRKHIGTRGKFRPFLIVGSVILAILTILTFISPNISPTGKLIYAYASYMIWGIGYSIVNIPYGSLGAAITQDTHQRASLSSFRQAGSLGALFVTSVVVMPLILLFPNHHVGYPVVMGIMSLIGVIAFIICYRGTKERIISQSGPKEKLSIGVIVHTFTNNKPLLVLVLMTIFTISAYNIKSALLIYFAEYNLGHVELMAYMNFIIIGSSLLGVLFLPKLVRRFGKRKTAILGMLVSVIADSINFFMPSNVYIFTILASISFIGISIPNGVTWAFVSDIIDYGEWSSGERKEGITYSLFNFSRKLAQSLSGFLSGIGLALIGYVPNVVQSSGTLLGIKALLCLYPAVALALAMLVIGKMYKLTDSRHAEMVQELQRRHADNRV; encoded by the coding sequence ATGGGAGTGCCTATCGTGCAGGAGAGCGTCCAAACTGACAACAAGACAGGCGAGCATATTAGCCTGAAAGAAAAGATTTCGTATGGTATGGGTGACTTTGGAAACGGATTCATGTTTGATTTGGGGCAGTTGTATTTGCTGAAATTTTTTACCGATGTAGCAGGGGTTTCTGCAGGAGCCGCCGCAGGCATTTTCCTGGTCAGCAAGCTATTTGCCGCCGTCTGTGATCCCATTGTCGGGTCCTTTGTTGATTATCGCAAACATATCGGTACACGTGGAAAATTTAGACCTTTTCTTATCGTTGGAAGCGTTATCCTTGCAATTCTTACGATTCTTACCTTTATTTCGCCGAATATTTCGCCTACTGGAAAACTCATTTACGCTTATGCGTCCTATATGATCTGGGGAATTGGCTACTCTATTGTAAACATTCCATACGGCTCGCTGGGTGCCGCCATTACGCAGGATACTCATCAGCGTGCCTCATTGTCATCCTTCCGTCAGGCGGGCTCGCTGGGCGCATTATTCGTCACCAGTGTCGTTGTCATGCCGCTTATTTTACTGTTTCCTAACCATCATGTTGGCTATCCGGTTGTGATGGGGATTATGTCACTCATTGGTGTGATCGCTTTCATCATATGTTACCGAGGAACGAAAGAACGTATTATTAGCCAGTCCGGGCCAAAAGAGAAGCTATCTATAGGCGTTATCGTGCATACCTTTACGAATAACAAGCCTTTGCTGGTACTCGTTTTGATGACGATTTTCACCATATCCGCGTACAATATCAAGTCCGCACTACTGATCTATTTTGCCGAATATAACTTGGGGCATGTAGAATTAATGGCTTATATGAATTTTATTATTATCGGTTCGTCGCTACTGGGTGTGTTGTTCCTGCCCAAGCTGGTACGGCGCTTCGGTAAACGAAAAACAGCCATACTGGGGATGCTGGTTAGTGTCATTGCCGACTCCATTAACTTTTTTATGCCTTCCAATGTATATATTTTTACAATCCTGGCCAGTATTTCGTTCATTGGTATTAGTATTCCTAACGGGGTGACCTGGGCATTCGTGTCCGATATCATTGATTATGGCGAATGGTCATCCGGGGAGCGTAAGGAAGGGATTACTTACTCGTTATTTAACTTTTCACGTAAGTTGGCTCAATCCTTGTCTGGCTTTCTATCGGGTATTGGACTAGCGCTCATCGGGTATGTTCCGAATGTGGTTCAGTCCTCTGGAACGCTGCTTGGGATCAAGGCATTGCTTTGTCTCTATCCGGCTGTTGCCCTGGCTTTGGCCATGCTGGTCATCGGTAAAATGTACAAGCTGACTGACAGCAGACATGCAGAAATGGTTCAAGAGTTACAACGTCGACATGCGGATAACCGCGTATAA